TTAAGGCGAAGGCCGCCACTGACACCGTGCTCCTGTCCCAGGTCCTGGAAACAAACATGGCAGACCCGGAGTTCTTCATCCGGAAAGCGATCGGGTGGGCCCTGCGCGAGTATTCCAAGACGGCACCGGAGTGGGTGGCCGCCTTCGTGGCGGAACATGCGGCCACCCTCAGCTCCTTGTCCCGGAGGGAGGCTGTCCGGCGCCTCCCTGCCGCCGCGTCCGACGTATAACGGCGGTGGCAGGCATCCTGGAGTCAGGGAAGTCCGGGATGCTTCGACCGTACGGGCAGCGCATCCCCTAACCCCGGAAAGAAAGCGCCACGTGCCGTTTTGAACCGCCAAACCGACGCACAGCGCTACCTAGATGACGGGGCGTTCGACGACGACCTCGTGCGTCTTGCGGAACAGCCGGCGGGTGCGGGGGTCCCAGAAAACCAGGTACAGGCCAAAGAGCAGGCCGGTCACCGCCGCGGCCACCCGGGCCAGCGCCAGTGCAAAGCCGAGGTCCTCGGTCTGGAGGTACGGGAAGACTTCCAGCTGGTCCGAAATGGCATAGATCATGAAGAAAGAGACAACGAAGTAGAGCGCCTTGACCTGCCAGTCATTCCTGATCCCGGTGACGGCAAAGAGCGGTATCAGCCATACGACGTACCAGGCTTGGATGATCGGAGCCAGGAGGACAATCGCAGCAAGAGCGAGTGTGAGGCGGCGCATCAGACGGTCATAGTCCCCGCGGAAGATCTGCCAGGCGACAATACCCACGGCAACAAGCTTGCCCACGTTATACACAAAGCCGGCCAAGGTGGGCCCGTCGAGTCCAAACGCATTGGCCAAGGAGGCAACCACCATTCCGATGAGCCCCACGGGCGCATACCAGATGGAGATGCTTCCGGGGGCAGAGAGCCCATTGACCCAGCCGAAGCCGAAACCATTCACCAGGCTCATCAAGGCCAGGATTCCGAGGCTCAATCCAGCAGTCAGGCCCCAGAACGCGAACTTGCGGAGCCAGCCTGCGTCCTTGCCCGCCCAGAGGAGCCCGATGAAGGGCAGGAAGACGATGGTGATGGGCTTCACCGCAATGGAAAGTGTTACCAGCACAATGCCGCGGACCACCCGGTGCGTCGCGGAGTAGTACAGTCCGGCCAGCGCCAGGCCGATCATCAGTGCGTCATTGTGGACGCTGGCGATGAAGTTCGTCAGGAACAGCGGGTTCGCCGCGGTGAGCCACAGGGCCCGGTGCGGATTGACGCCGTGCAGCTCGGCGAGCCGCGGAACATAGATCACGCAGAGGATGACTCCGGCCATGGCCACCAGCCGGAACAGCATCACGCTTGCCTCTGGCTGGACATTCGTGGACCACACAACGAACTGTTCAATCCACAGGAACAGCTGGCCGTAGGGAACGGGGGCTTCCGTCCACATTTTGTCCGCGCCCAGCTGGAAGTAGTTGGACAGGGCCGAGATGCCGTTCTCGTAGGGGTTGAATCCTTCAACCATCAGCCGTCCCTGCCCGATGTAGGCGTAGACGTCACGGCTGAAGAGCGGCACGCTGAACATCATGGGCAGGCCCCACGCCACAACCGCCATCAGGGTAGCTTTACGGGCCTGCTCGCCCCACACCCTGACCCGCTGCCCCAGCCTGAGCCAGGCGCGGACCAGGAGCATCCCTCCTATGGCCAGCAGGACAATCGAGAGGGCAACGCCAACCGCTTCGGCACGCATCCAAATGAACAGCGGCATCCGGCGGAGTTCCGAGACGGGGGCCAGCCAGCCAACGCCCAAGGATCCGATGAGCATGAACATGGAGCCCACGAAGCCGGCAAGCAGCGGGGACCGGGGATTATCCACTTCCGCGCCGCCCGCTGCGACAGTGGCGGCGGGCGCCATCTCCCCCGCCGCGGGCACAGGCGCCGTCATTTCAGGATCGTCCAATCTATCTCGTCTGCGATTCTGCCCGGCGGGCCAACGGCCGGCCGTGGCGCATCCTCACGGGAGCGGGATGACCCGCCGCGTCTTCGAAATCCTAGCATCGGCCGGTGCCCTGGAGGGGTAACGGTAGGCTTGTCCGGTGCCTATATCTAACGAACGCATCGTCTGGATCGACTGCGAAATGACCGGCCTGGACATTAAGAACGACGCCCTGATCGAGGTGGCCGCCCTGGTCACCGACTCCGAGCTGAACATCCTCGGCGACGGCGTCGACGTGGTCATTAAGCCGGATGATGCAGCGGTGGCCCAGATGAACGATTTCGTCCGCGACATGCACACCAAATCGGGACTCCTGAAGGAACTGCCGCACGGCAAGACGATGGCCGAGGCGGAAGCCGCCGTCATGGAATACATCTCAAAATGGGTGCCGGACCCCCGCAAGGCGCCGCTGGGCGGCAATTCCGTGGGGACCGACCGTGTGTTCCTGTCCCGGGACATGCCCGCAGTGGTTGAACACCTGCACTACCGGGTGATCGACGTCAGCACCATCAAGGAACTCTCGCGCCGCTGGTTCGCGAGGGCATACTTCCAGTCGCCGGCCAAAAAGGGCGGACACCGTGCGCTGGGGGACATCAAGGACTCCATCGACGAGCTCCGTTATTACCGGGAGGCCGTTTTCGTGCCTGCACCGGGACCGGACAGTGCCACCGCCCTTCAGATTGCCCGCCGCATCACATCCGCCGGGAATGCGGGGCAGCAGGGAGGGTAATCTGCGCCACCTTCGACGGAATTTTCCGCGAAAACCCCAAAAGTGGACGAAGCACCCCTGAAGAGCAGGTAAGCTATATGAGTTGCCTTTCCAGAGGGCCGGTACGCCGGTAAATCTGCAGGCACATGGTGGGCTTAGCTCAGTTGGCAGAGCGCCTGGTTGTGGTCCAGGAGGTCGCGGGTTCAACCCCCGTAGCTCACCCTCACGGGACGGTATGTGCAGCCGTCCAAGAAGGAGGCCGCACCGGATATCCGGTGCGGCCTTCTTCTTTTTTCACCGTTTTGCACACTTGCCCCTGGCACGAGACACCGCTGAAGGACCGCTGAAGATGACCGTTCTGCCAATCACCATCTGGGGAGAACCCGTACTGCACCGCCGGGCTTCCGAAGTGGAAGTGTTCGACGACGAGCTGCGGACGTTGATAGCGGACATGTTTGAAACGAATGACGCCGCCAACGGCGTGGGCCTCGCGGCGCCGCAGATAGGCGTGGGCAAGAGGATCTTTGTCTACAAGTACGCCAACGACGACGGCGCTCCGCCTACCGGCGTGCTGGTCAACCCGGTACTGACCCTGTCAAAGGTTTCCGGCGCGGTACCGGACCCGGACGAGGAAGAAGAGGGCTGCCTGTCCTTCCCCGGCGGGCAGTATCCCCTGAAGCGCGCCGAGTGGGCGCGTGTTGAAGGGTTTGACGGCTTTGGACAGCCGGTCAGGTTCGAAGCCACCGGCTGGTTTGCCAGGGTCATCCAGCACGAATATGACCACTTGGACGGAAAACTGTACGTCAACCGGCTGATTGACCGCTATGCACGCAAAGCCATGAGGCAGGCCAAGAAGAGCGGCTGGGGCGTTCCCGGACTGACCTGGATGCCGGGCGTCGACCCGGATCCGTTCGGACACTAGGACAACCGGGTCATTTCGCCGCAATGGTGGGCTGGTCCGGGCAGGACCCCAGCACGCGCTTCATGGCGTCCTTTTCCGCCTCGGTGACCCATAGTCCGTAGGCTGCCTTGACCGATATTTGGCGGGCCACGTAGTGGCAGCGGAAGGACTTGTTCCTGGGAAGCCAGGTTGCGGCATCGCCGGCACCCTTCTGCTCGTTTGCCGGGCCGTCAGCCGCGATGAGGTTCAGCGGATCGTTGGCCAGGCTCTGGCGCTGCTTGGCTGTCAGTCCCTGGGCACCCTTCTGCCAAGCGTCACCCAAGGCCACGACGTGGTCTATTTGGACTGCCCGGCTGCTTTCGGAGCCCCGCCGGAAGTCCACGGGCTGCCCGGTATAGGGCTCGCGGAAGGAGCCCGCTGCCACCCGGCACCTGGAGCCTTCCACGAACACCACTGCGGTAAGGTCACGCCTGAGCATGTCGTTGCGGGTGTCGCACCCGTTCCGGTCCACGTCAAGCCACGCCTGGCCGAACGCTTCGCGGTCATAGTTGTCCTTCGCGGCCCGGCCCTTGACGGAAAGCCGTTCCAGCGCGGTGATGGCAGTACCGGAGGGCACGGGATGCACCGGCACAACAGGCTTCATCCAGTCGGGGTCGAACACCGGAGCTTCGGTGGGGCCGGAAGCGGCGGGCTCCGTCAACGCAAACTGGCCGGCAGTAAAGAACCAGGACAGTGCCGCCAGTGCAACGACGGCAGCCGCTGCCAGGACGCCCCAGGCCTGCCGTGAGCGACGGCGGGCACGGCGGTAGGCGGACCAGCTCACAGTCATGGGGATCCGCCGCCTCCGCCGACATCATGCACCAGAAGAGCCTAGAACACCCCCTGGGTCTCCCCGGTGTTTTCCACAGTGTGGAGGGCAGGTGGGCAGCTTTGGTGGAAGTGTTCGCGCGGGGGTTACTGCTCCCGCATCACCCTCCGCAGGTCCTCCTCGGCGATTGCCAGCAGTCCTTCCAGCTGGCGCACCCGGTCCTCGCCGACGTCGCCCGTTTTGTAAGCGGCGCGGGCGCCCTCAAGCAGCCGGACAGCCTCTTTATGGTTGGCTTTGGCGACGTCGAGGGCGTGCTCAAGGGTTGTTTCGTGCTGAAGTGTCGAATCTTTGTCCATGCCACCAGTGTGGTCCCGTTTCCCGGCCGATTCCAGCGGAATCAGCCGGGAAATCGCGGGACCGGCGGCCGGGGCCTAAACAGCGATCGCTGCGAGGGCCGCCGCCGATTCCTTTGCGGGGAAGGATGGCGGGTTTACCCCTGCCATTTCCTCCATCACACGGACCACCTGGCAGCTGTAGCCGAACTCGTTGTCATACCAGACGTAGAGGACAACGTTTTTATCCGTGGACACAGTGGCCAGGCCGTCCACGATGCCTGCGCGGCGGGAACCGACGAAGTCAGTGGAGACAACTTCGGGTGAGTCGATGTAGTCGATCTGCTTGCGCATGTCCGAGTGCAGGGACATCTCGCGGAGGTAGTTGTTGATCTCGTCCTTGGTGGTCCCGTTTTCCAGGCTCAGGTTCAGGATGGCGAGGGAAACATCCGGGGTGGGGACCCGGATGGAGCTGCCCGTCAGCTTGCCCAGGAGTTCGGGAAGGGCCTTGGCCACGGCCTTCGCGGCACCGGTCTCCGTGATCACCATGTTCAGGGCCGCCGAGCGGCCGCGTCGGTCACCCTTGTGGAAGTTGTCGATCAGGTTCTGGTCGTTGGTGAAGGAGTGCACGGTCTCCACATGGCCGTGCACGACGCCGAACTTGTCGTTGATGGCCTTCAGGACCGGCGTGATGGCGTTGGTGGTGCAGGACGCGGCGGACACGATCTGGTCAGTGTCCTCGATGGTGCCGTGGTTGATGCCGTGGACGATGTTCTTCAGGTCGCCCTTGCCCGGGGCTGTCAGGAGAACCCGTGCCACGCCCTTGCTCTGCAGGTGCTGGGACAGTCCTTCCCGGTCACGCCAGCGGCCGGTGTTGTCCACCACGAGGGCATTGTTGATGCCGAAGGCGGTGTAGTCGATGGTGGCGGGGTTGTCCGAGTAGATGACCTGGACCTGCACGCCGTTGGCCGTGATGGTGTTGGCTTCCTCGTCGATCCTGATGGTCCCTTCGAAGGACCCGTGGACGGAGTCGCGGCGCAGGAGGCTGGCGCGCTTCGAAAGATCGTTGTCGGCGCCCTTGCGGACCACGATGGCGCGCAGGCGGAGGCCGTGGCCGCCACCGGCCTTTTCGATGAGGAGGCGGGCAAGGAGCCGGCCGATCCGGCCAAAGCCGTAGAGCACCACGTCGGTGCTGGTGCGGTCATCGCCGCCACGCTTGCCCACAACGTCGGCAAGTTCCGCGCGGAGGAATTCTTCCAGCGTGGCGCCGCTGCCCTCCTCCTTGAACTTCTGGTTCAGCCGGGCGATGTCGATCGCAGCAGCACCGAGCTCCAGTCCGGCAAGGGTGTTCAGCAGCGGCGCGGTCTCCTCCAGGAGCAGCTCGTCCTTGCTCATCCGGCGCGCAAAACGGTGCGCCTTGAGGATGTTCATGGTGGACTTGTTGATCAAACTCCGGCCATGGATGCTGGTGACCACGTTGTTTTCGCGGTACAGCCGGCCGATCACCGGAATCATGGCCTCGGCGAGGGCCTCCCGGCCCATCCACGTATCAAGACAAGAATCTGACGTCTGGCTCACAGAAATACCTTCCTCGGTTCAGCCGTGTACGTCCTCGTACACGGATGTCGGCCACCACATGCTGTGCAGGGGCACCCGCGCCTGCAGGGGTCGGCCCCCAGGCGCCTGGATCGCGTGCAAAGAAAAACCGCCGGCTGCGAACACAACCCGGGCGGAAGAACTCCTGCGTCCGGTCTCCATTCTAAGTTGGCCGGTCTCCCCGAACAGGCCGGAACCACGTGAAATCACTCACAGGGAAGGGGCCTTGCGTCCGGGACCTCAGTTGTGGATGGCCGAATAGAGATTGAGGCTGGCCGAGAATACCACCCACGAAAAATAGGGCAGCAGCAGGAGGCCGGCAGCCGGGCTCACCGGACCGAACCGCACGACGAGGTAGGCAAGTGAGGCCGCCAGTCCGGCAATCACCAGGAAAGCAGCCCAGAGTGCGGCTGCTCCAAACACCGGGAAAAGCCCGAAGAAGGCCAGCGGCCACGCGGCGTTGAGCACCAGCTGGAGAAGGTACCCGGCCAGGGCGCCTCCCCTCAGCTCGCCTTTGCGCCAGACGAGCCAGGCGGCAACCGCAACCCCGACGTAGAGCAGCGTCCACATGCTCCTGAACATCCACCCCGGCGGCATCCAGGGAGCCTTGACCGACCCCGCGAACCAGCCGCCGGAATTCAGGATAATGGGGACCGAGGCCAGGGCCCAGGCGGCAGCGGAGAGCGCAAGGAACCCGGCCAGGGCAACGGCCTGACGTCCACGGGCGGAACCTCGCGGTTGGGCGGCTCCATATCCGGAGGGCGGGTCAGTATTTGCAGGCACGGTTCAGGATCCCCAACACAACTCTCAAGGTCAAACCGGAATGGGTGGATGGGTTGACCGATACGCCGGGTTCTGTGCTCCCGCCCCGTTGCCGGTGCGGGAGTAGCGGCCATCCATCTACGAGCGCCGTTGCCGGCGCCCTCCAGCGGCCTACCCGGACACTCGGGCGGGCAGCCCTCAAACGTGTCCTGTCTGGCCTTGCTCCGGGTGGGGTTTACCTAGCCTTCCCGGTCACCCGGGAAGCTGGTGGTCTCTTACACCACCGTTTCACCCTTACCTGGTTCGTGCCGCTTTCAAACCGGCGCGACCCAGGCGGTCTGTTCTCTGTGGCACTGGCCTGCGGGTTACCCCGAGTGGGCGTTACCCACCACCCTGCCCTGCGGAGCCCGGACGTTCCTCGAGCCACTTGCGTGACGCGCGGCCGCCTGGTCAACCCATCCATGTCCAGTCTACCGGCGCGGCGCCGCTTTCCCTGCGCCGGTAGGATCGGACGGTGCTGATTCTGCTCCCCCCTTCCGAAGGCAAGACACCTGCGGTCCGTGGTTCCGCCGTCGACTGGCCTTCCCTTAGCTTCCCGGACCTGAATTCCTGCCGCGCCAAGGTCCTCGACGCGCTGGGGACGGTGAGCGCGCACGAGGACGCCCTCGCGTTGCTGGGGGTCGGGGCCTCGCTGAAGGACGACGTCGACCGCAACACCAGGCTCCACGCTGAACCGGCGGCTCC
The Arthrobacter sp. PGP41 genome window above contains:
- the mptB gene encoding polyprenol phosphomannose-dependent alpha 1,6 mannosyltransferase MptB is translated as MTAPVPAAGEMAPAATVAAGGAEVDNPRSPLLAGFVGSMFMLIGSLGVGWLAPVSELRRMPLFIWMRAEAVGVALSIVLLAIGGMLLVRAWLRLGQRVRVWGEQARKATLMAVVAWGLPMMFSVPLFSRDVYAYIGQGRLMVEGFNPYENGISALSNYFQLGADKMWTEAPVPYGQLFLWIEQFVVWSTNVQPEASVMLFRLVAMAGVILCVIYVPRLAELHGVNPHRALWLTAANPLFLTNFIASVHNDALMIGLALAGLYYSATHRVVRGIVLVTLSIAVKPITIVFLPFIGLLWAGKDAGWLRKFAFWGLTAGLSLGILALMSLVNGFGFGWVNGLSAPGSISIWYAPVGLIGMVVASLANAFGLDGPTLAGFVYNVGKLVAVGIVAWQIFRGDYDRLMRRLTLALAAIVLLAPIIQAWYVVWLIPLFAVTGIRNDWQVKALYFVVSFFMIYAISDQLEVFPYLQTEDLGFALALARVAAAVTGLLFGLYLVFWDPRTRRLFRKTHEVVVERPVI
- the orn gene encoding oligoribonuclease, whose amino-acid sequence is MPISNERIVWIDCEMTGLDIKNDALIEVAALVTDSELNILGDGVDVVIKPDDAAVAQMNDFVRDMHTKSGLLKELPHGKTMAEAEAAVMEYISKWVPDPRKAPLGGNSVGTDRVFLSRDMPAVVEHLHYRVIDVSTIKELSRRWFARAYFQSPAKKGGHRALGDIKDSIDELRYYREAVFVPAPGPDSATALQIARRITSAGNAGQQGG
- the def gene encoding peptide deformylase, which produces MTVLPITIWGEPVLHRRASEVEVFDDELRTLIADMFETNDAANGVGLAAPQIGVGKRIFVYKYANDDGAPPTGVLVNPVLTLSKVSGAVPDPDEEEEGCLSFPGGQYPLKRAEWARVEGFDGFGQPVRFEATGWFARVIQHEYDHLDGKLYVNRLIDRYARKAMRQAKKSGWGVPGLTWMPGVDPDPFGH
- a CDS encoding HNH endonuclease family protein, whose translation is MTVSWSAYRRARRRSRQAWGVLAAAAVVALAALSWFFTAGQFALTEPAASGPTEAPVFDPDWMKPVVPVHPVPSGTAITALERLSVKGRAAKDNYDREAFGQAWLDVDRNGCDTRNDMLRRDLTAVVFVEGSRCRVAAGSFREPYTGQPVDFRRGSESSRAVQIDHVVALGDAWQKGAQGLTAKQRQSLANDPLNLIAADGPANEQKGAGDAATWLPRNKSFRCHYVARQISVKAAYGLWVTEAEKDAMKRVLGSCPDQPTIAAK
- a CDS encoding glyceraldehyde-3-phosphate dehydrogenase, encoding MSQTSDSCLDTWMGREALAEAMIPVIGRLYRENNVVTSIHGRSLINKSTMNILKAHRFARRMSKDELLLEETAPLLNTLAGLELGAAAIDIARLNQKFKEEGSGATLEEFLRAELADVVGKRGGDDRTSTDVVLYGFGRIGRLLARLLIEKAGGGHGLRLRAIVVRKGADNDLSKRASLLRRDSVHGSFEGTIRIDEEANTITANGVQVQVIYSDNPATIDYTAFGINNALVVDNTGRWRDREGLSQHLQSKGVARVLLTAPGKGDLKNIVHGINHGTIEDTDQIVSAASCTTNAITPVLKAINDKFGVVHGHVETVHSFTNDQNLIDNFHKGDRRGRSAALNMVITETGAAKAVAKALPELLGKLTGSSIRVPTPDVSLAILNLSLENGTTKDEINNYLREMSLHSDMRKQIDYIDSPEVVSTDFVGSRRAGIVDGLATVSTDKNVVLYVWYDNEFGYSCQVVRVMEEMAGVNPPSFPAKESAAALAAIAV
- a CDS encoding TspO/MBR family protein, giving the protein MPANTDPPSGYGAAQPRGSARGRQAVALAGFLALSAAAWALASVPIILNSGGWFAGSVKAPWMPPGWMFRSMWTLLYVGVAVAAWLVWRKGELRGGALAGYLLQLVLNAAWPLAFFGLFPVFGAAALWAAFLVIAGLAASLAYLVVRFGPVSPAAGLLLLPYFSWVVFSASLNLYSAIHN